In one window of Pseudomonadota bacterium DNA:
- a CDS encoding anti-sigma factor antagonist (This anti-anti-sigma factor, or anti-sigma factor antagonist, belongs to a family that includes characterized members SpoIIAA, RsbV, RsfA, and RsfB.), with product MNILARTEGRVVVLEIEGDVDGKTAPVFREQVLARIEPEGLVLLDLNRVDFMSSAGLRVLLLTYREVGSKKARVVLVGLNDGVRTSMSATGFLKFFTVRDSLAEGLSALE from the coding sequence ATGAACATCCTGGCGCGGACAGAGGGACGGGTCGTCGTGCTGGAGATCGAGGGAGACGTCGACGGCAAGACGGCGCCGGTGTTCCGGGAGCAGGTCCTCGCGCGGATCGAGCCCGAGGGTCTCGTGCTCCTCGATCTGAACCGAGTCGACTTCATGTCCAGCGCCGGGCTCCGCGTGCTGCTGCTGACCTACCGCGAAGTGGGGTCCAAGAAGGCCCGCGTGGTGCTCGTCGGTCTGAACGACGGCGTCCGGACGAGCATGAGCGCGACCGGCTTTCTGAAGTTCTTCACGGTGCGCGACTCGCTCGCCGAAGGGCTGTCCGCCCTGGAGTAG